The following proteins are encoded in a genomic region of Streptomyces lunaelactis:
- a CDS encoding kelch motif-containing protein: MSTMPARPDHRRNRARRIAIGAAVVLVVAGFNGPAIWRFGSEKYHDYEINKPEYKAENGHWDYLDVPSEYRINSIHAALLHTGKVLLIAGSGNSQKNFDAKKFESVLWDPKTGDFKKIPTPKDMFCAGHTQLPDGKLLVAGGTKRYEKLQGDVSKAGGLMVVHNEDPDTPKTLPAGTAFTGKENGKTYVSKDPVLVEKAKKVFDPATGRFLRTEAGLGRIYVEAEESGKEHETGTEDNYRVQGLKGSDARNLYGIAQKLALDKKDFQGIKEAYEFDPVAEKYITVDPMNEARWYPTLTTLKDGKVLSLSGLDEIGQIVPGKDEIYDPKTKTWKYTGIVRKFPTYPAIFLMDNGKLFYSGSNAGYGPATVGRDPGVWDLQTNEFDTIPGLSDPDRLETSATVMLPPAQDQRFMVIGGGGVGESEKASEKSRLVDLKAPKPRFKDSASLEKGTRYPSASLLPDDSVLVTGGSSDYRGRGGSNVLQARTYDPRTGTYKRVADPQVGRNYHSGSLLLPDGRVMIFGSDSLFADAANTKPGVFEQRIEIYTPPYLYRNARPEVSGGPKSIERGDSGVFKVKDPASIRTARLMRPSAVTHVTDTDQRSVALDVTKTAGGVRVTVPKNRALVPSGWYLLFVTDGKGTPSEGVWVEVP; this comes from the coding sequence ATGAGCACGATGCCCGCCCGGCCGGACCACCGCAGGAACCGGGCCCGTCGCATCGCGATAGGTGCGGCGGTGGTCCTCGTGGTGGCCGGGTTCAACGGGCCAGCGATATGGCGCTTCGGCTCCGAGAAGTACCACGACTACGAGATCAACAAGCCGGAGTACAAGGCGGAGAACGGCCACTGGGACTATCTGGACGTCCCGTCCGAGTACCGGATCAACTCGATTCACGCGGCGCTGCTGCACACCGGCAAGGTGCTGCTGATCGCCGGCTCCGGCAACAGCCAGAAGAACTTCGACGCGAAGAAGTTCGAGTCGGTGCTCTGGGACCCGAAGACCGGCGACTTCAAGAAGATCCCCACGCCCAAGGACATGTTCTGCGCCGGGCACACCCAACTGCCCGACGGAAAGCTGCTGGTCGCGGGCGGCACCAAGCGGTACGAGAAGCTCCAGGGCGACGTCTCCAAGGCCGGCGGCCTGATGGTCGTGCACAACGAGGACCCGGACACGCCCAAGACGCTGCCCGCCGGAACGGCGTTCACCGGCAAGGAGAACGGCAAGACCTACGTCTCCAAGGACCCGGTCCTGGTGGAGAAGGCGAAGAAGGTCTTCGACCCGGCCACCGGGAGGTTCCTGCGGACCGAGGCGGGTCTCGGCCGGATCTATGTCGAGGCCGAGGAGTCCGGGAAGGAGCACGAGACCGGCACCGAGGACAACTACCGGGTGCAGGGCCTGAAGGGCTCCGACGCCCGCAATCTCTACGGCATCGCGCAGAAGCTCGCGCTCGACAAGAAGGACTTCCAGGGCATCAAGGAGGCCTACGAGTTCGACCCGGTGGCGGAGAAGTACATCACCGTCGACCCGATGAACGAGGCCCGCTGGTACCCGACGCTGACCACGCTCAAGGACGGGAAGGTCCTCTCGCTCTCCGGGCTCGACGAGATCGGGCAGATCGTGCCCGGCAAGGACGAGATCTACGACCCGAAGACCAAGACCTGGAAGTACACCGGGATCGTCCGGAAGTTCCCCACCTACCCGGCGATCTTCCTGATGGACAACGGCAAGCTCTTCTACTCCGGCTCGAACGCCGGGTACGGGCCTGCCACCGTCGGCCGTGACCCCGGCGTCTGGGATCTGCAGACGAACGAGTTCGACACGATCCCCGGGCTGAGCGACCCCGACCGGCTGGAGACCTCCGCGACGGTCATGCTGCCGCCCGCCCAGGACCAGAGGTTCATGGTCATCGGCGGAGGCGGGGTCGGCGAGTCGGAGAAGGCCAGCGAGAAGTCGAGGCTGGTCGACCTCAAGGCGCCCAAACCCCGCTTCAAGGACAGCGCTTCGCTGGAGAAGGGCACCCGCTATCCGAGCGCCTCGCTGCTGCCCGACGACTCGGTCCTGGTCACCGGCGGCTCCTCGGACTACCGCGGGCGCGGCGGCTCCAACGTCCTCCAGGCGCGTACGTACGACCCGAGGACGGGCACGTACAAGCGGGTGGCCGACCCCCAGGTGGGGCGCAACTACCACTCGGGCTCGCTGCTGCTGCCGGACGGCCGCGTGATGATCTTCGGCTCGGACTCCCTCTTCGCGGACGCCGCGAACACCAAGCCGGGCGTCTTCGAGCAGCGCATCGAGATCTACACACCGCCGTACCTGTACCGGAACGCGCGGCCCGAGGTGAGTGGCGGCCCGAAGTCCATCGAGCGCGGGGACAGCGGGGTGTTCAAGGTCAAGGACCCCGCGTCGATCAGGACGGCGAGGCTGATGCGACCGAGCGCGGTCACGCATGTCACGGACACGGATCAGCGGTCGGTGGCGCTGGATGTGACGAAGACGGCTGGGGGTGTCCGGGTCACGGTGCCGAAGAACCGGGCGCTGGTGCCGTCGGGGTGGTACCTGCTCTTCGTGACGGACGGGAAGGGGACCCCGTCGGAGGGGGTGTGGGTGGAGGTCCCGTAA
- a CDS encoding glycoside hydrolase family 6 protein, with protein MYGSWFGRCARVGAAAAGAVLLLAGCSSDGDKDEKPAVGQQPKEKDPYWVNPDGNAARQVAAYRKDGDDENAELIKRIADQPVAEWIGADNPEAEAKGFTEAAAKADRDALLVLYNIPHRDCGQFSKGGAADGDAYRAWIEKVAKGIGDRRATVILEPDAVLHLVDSCTPQELHEERFDLLKGAVERLKRQPNTKVYLDAGNAGWSQPDALFDPLQRAGVGKADGFSVNVSNFYPTAASKEFGKRLSAKVGGKHFVIDTSRNGNGPYTEGDPKENWCNPPGRALGETPTTSTGDPLVDAYLWVKRPGESDGECRGGPKAGEWWPQYALGLARGAK; from the coding sequence ATGTACGGCAGTTGGTTCGGCCGGTGTGCCCGAGTGGGAGCGGCCGCGGCGGGGGCGGTGCTGCTGTTGGCGGGCTGCTCCTCCGACGGCGACAAGGACGAGAAGCCGGCGGTGGGCCAGCAGCCCAAGGAGAAGGATCCGTACTGGGTCAATCCCGACGGGAACGCCGCCCGGCAGGTCGCCGCTTACCGCAAGGACGGTGACGACGAGAACGCCGAGCTGATCAAGAGGATCGCGGACCAGCCGGTCGCCGAGTGGATCGGCGCGGACAATCCGGAGGCCGAGGCGAAGGGCTTCACCGAGGCGGCCGCCAAGGCGGACCGGGACGCCCTGCTCGTGCTCTACAACATCCCGCACCGCGACTGCGGACAGTTCTCCAAGGGCGGCGCGGCCGACGGCGACGCGTACCGGGCGTGGATCGAGAAGGTCGCCAAGGGCATCGGCGACCGGCGGGCCACGGTGATCCTGGAACCGGACGCGGTGCTGCACCTGGTGGACAGCTGCACGCCCCAGGAGCTCCACGAGGAGCGCTTCGACCTGCTCAAGGGCGCGGTCGAGCGGCTGAAGCGGCAGCCGAACACGAAGGTGTACCTGGACGCGGGCAACGCGGGCTGGTCGCAGCCGGACGCGCTCTTCGACCCGCTCCAGCGGGCCGGGGTCGGCAAGGCGGACGGCTTCTCCGTCAATGTCTCCAACTTCTACCCGACGGCCGCGAGCAAGGAATTCGGCAAGCGGCTGTCGGCGAAGGTCGGCGGCAAGCACTTCGTGATCGACACCAGCCGCAACGGCAACGGCCCGTACACCGAGGGCGACCCGAAGGAGAACTGGTGCAATCCACCGGGCCGCGCGCTCGGCGAGACCCCGACCACCAGCACGGGCGACCCGCTCGTCGACGCGTACCTGTGGGTCAAGCGCCCGGGTGAGTCGGACGGCGAGTGCCGGGGCGGGCCGAAGGCGGGAGAGTGGTGGCCGCAGTACGCGCTGGGGTTGGCCCGCGGCGCGAAGTAG
- a CDS encoding class F sortase, with product MSSAERPAGSGRLLTGVAWALLLLGLWLWGRGVASGSGGSSAPTTGDVAAVGRPLGIPLPPAHDPLGPARPDEVDIPSIGITAPVVPRGLDATGAIDPPPYATPHTVGWYDSGTQPGAVGTALLVGHVDTETKPAVFYGLSAARPGEKVRVTRADGTVAEFTIDDVQVFGRDRFDPQKVYGPRKDGRAELRLITCGGTFDRATRTYDANVVVSAYLTAVVKK from the coding sequence ATGTCCTCCGCCGAACGCCCGGCCGGCAGCGGCCGGCTGCTCACCGGGGTGGCCTGGGCGCTCCTGCTGCTCGGGCTGTGGCTCTGGGGCCGTGGGGTCGCCTCGGGCTCGGGCGGCAGCTCGGCCCCCACCACCGGAGACGTGGCGGCGGTCGGCCGCCCGCTCGGGATACCCCTGCCGCCTGCTCACGACCCGCTGGGTCCTGCCAGGCCGGACGAGGTGGACATCCCGTCGATAGGCATCACGGCCCCGGTGGTCCCGCGGGGCCTGGACGCCACGGGCGCGATCGACCCGCCCCCGTACGCGACGCCGCACACGGTCGGCTGGTACGACAGCGGTACGCAGCCGGGCGCCGTGGGCACGGCACTCCTGGTCGGCCATGTCGACACAGAGACAAAGCCCGCCGTCTTCTACGGTCTGAGCGCCGCCCGCCCCGGTGAGAAGGTCCGGGTGACCAGGGCCGACGGCACGGTCGCCGAATTCACCATCGACGACGTGCAGGTCTTCGGCCGGGACCGTTTCGATCCGCAGAAGGTCTACGGCCCGCGCAAGGACGGGCGCGCGGAGCTGCGGCTGATCACCTGCGGGGGCACCTTCGACCGCGCGACGCGCACGTACGACGCCAATGTGGTGGTCTCGGCGTATCTGACCGCGGTGGTGAAGAAGTAG
- a CDS encoding HAD-IIA family hydrolase: MAERKPIESWLTDMDGVLIHEGVPIPGADAFIKKLRDTGKPFLVLTNNSIYTARDLHARLARMGLDVPVESLWTSALATAKFLDNQHPGGTAYVIGEAGLTTALHDIGYVLTDSDPDFVILGETRTYSFEALTKAIRLINAGARFIATNPDETGPSPEGVMPATGSVAALITKATGKEPYFVGKPNPLMMRTGLNAIGAHSETSAMIGDRMDTDVLAGLEAGMETFLVLTGLTSKADISRYPFRPTNVVDSIADLVERV, encoded by the coding sequence ATGGCAGAGCGCAAGCCGATCGAATCCTGGCTCACCGACATGGACGGTGTCCTCATTCACGAGGGCGTGCCTATCCCGGGCGCCGACGCTTTCATCAAGAAGCTGCGGGACACCGGCAAGCCCTTCCTGGTGCTCACCAACAACTCCATCTACACCGCGCGCGACCTGCACGCCCGGCTGGCCCGCATGGGCCTGGACGTGCCGGTCGAGAGCCTCTGGACCTCCGCCCTGGCCACCGCCAAGTTCCTGGACAACCAGCACCCCGGCGGCACCGCGTACGTCATCGGCGAGGCCGGTCTCACCACGGCCCTGCACGACATCGGGTACGTCCTCACGGACTCGGACCCTGATTTTGTGATCCTCGGCGAAACGCGAACTTACTCTTTCGAGGCGCTGACCAAGGCGATTCGGTTGATCAACGCGGGCGCGCGGTTCATCGCCACCAACCCCGATGAGACCGGCCCTTCGCCGGAGGGCGTGATGCCGGCCACGGGCTCGGTCGCCGCGCTGATCACCAAGGCCACAGGCAAGGAGCCGTATTTCGTCGGCAAGCCGAATCCGCTGATGATGCGGACCGGCCTGAATGCCATCGGTGCCCACTCGGAGACCTCAGCCATGATCGGCGACCGCATGGATACCGATGTCCTGGCCGGGCTTGAGGCTGGTATGGAAACGTTCCTTGTGCTCACAGGGTTGACGAGCAAGGCGGACATATCGCGCTACCCGTTCCGCCCGACCAACGTCGTGGACTCCATCGCGGACCTCGTCGAGCGCGTTTGA
- a CDS encoding alkaline phosphatase family protein has product MPINGISRRSVLAAGAATAAVAATGTLAAAPAHAAPTLPNGTSSDKVLVVGMDGLRYDRIDAAKAPHLKSLMANGTYGLSLLYANPMAATSSGPGWSTISTGVWPDKHGVKDNSFAGKNYAKYPGFLARLAQVRPELSTYAAVDWKPLDAQDTVTPGADAKLVLDGDAQGYPAHDATIATETEAILRDQNPDVLFVYFGNTDIVGHNSGAASPKYLDAIDVQDGYLGRLLAAVKARPSYASERWTVIVATDHGHVDAGGHGGSSIEERRTFVLAQGPGIAAGARPADTRLVDVAATVFHQLGIAPDPAWGLDGKPVQQRSTDPFDALQPSLSGRVDETGIPAGILGFTHTAPSGWSVINSAMGTGGVTEWRGWAFATDEFWSRAQRDQSRELNVRARGVFAVADSDEWDDKANSGGYDSTLVTPAYSVSGRSRVTLDFTTFYRQEGSQSAEVLASFNGGTATVVKSYTTDVISQPQSLTVSVPAGASTVSFRFRYTGSNNWYWVIDGVKVIAS; this is encoded by the coding sequence ATGCCGATCAACGGCATATCCCGACGCTCCGTACTCGCCGCCGGCGCCGCGACCGCCGCGGTCGCCGCCACCGGCACCCTCGCCGCAGCCCCCGCCCACGCCGCCCCGACCCTGCCGAACGGCACCAGCAGCGACAAGGTGCTGGTCGTCGGCATGGACGGCCTGCGGTACGACAGAATCGACGCGGCGAAGGCACCGCACCTCAAGTCCCTGATGGCGAACGGGACATACGGCCTCTCCCTGCTGTACGCCAACCCGATGGCAGCCACCTCCTCCGGCCCCGGCTGGTCGACCATCTCCACCGGCGTCTGGCCCGACAAGCACGGCGTGAAGGACAACTCCTTCGCCGGCAAGAACTACGCCAAGTACCCAGGCTTCCTGGCCCGCCTCGCCCAGGTGCGCCCCGAGCTCTCGACCTACGCGGCCGTCGACTGGAAGCCCCTGGACGCACAGGACACGGTCACCCCCGGCGCCGACGCCAAGCTCGTCCTCGACGGCGACGCCCAGGGCTACCCGGCGCACGACGCCACCATCGCCACCGAGACCGAGGCGATCCTGCGCGACCAGAACCCGGACGTGCTCTTCGTCTACTTCGGCAACACCGACATCGTCGGCCACAACTCCGGTGCCGCCAGCCCCAAGTACCTCGACGCCATCGACGTACAGGACGGCTACCTGGGCCGGCTGCTCGCCGCCGTCAAGGCCCGTCCCTCGTACGCCTCCGAGCGCTGGACGGTCATCGTCGCCACCGACCACGGCCATGTCGACGCCGGCGGCCACGGCGGCAGCTCCATCGAGGAGCGGCGCACGTTCGTCCTCGCCCAGGGCCCCGGCATCGCGGCCGGCGCCCGCCCCGCCGACACCAGGCTCGTCGATGTCGCCGCCACCGTCTTCCACCAGCTCGGCATCGCCCCCGACCCCGCCTGGGGCCTGGACGGAAAGCCGGTCCAGCAGCGCTCCACCGACCCCTTCGACGCCCTCCAGCCGTCCCTGTCCGGCCGGGTCGACGAGACCGGCATCCCGGCCGGGATCCTCGGCTTCACCCACACCGCGCCCAGCGGCTGGTCCGTGATCAACAGCGCGATGGGCACCGGCGGTGTGACCGAGTGGCGCGGCTGGGCGTTCGCCACCGACGAGTTCTGGAGCCGCGCCCAGCGCGACCAGTCCCGTGAGCTCAACGTCCGCGCCCGCGGCGTCTTCGCGGTCGCCGACTCCGACGAGTGGGACGACAAGGCCAACTCGGGCGGCTACGACTCCACGCTGGTCACCCCGGCGTACAGCGTCAGCGGCAGGAGCAGGGTGACGCTGGACTTCACCACCTTCTACCGCCAGGAGGGCAGCCAGAGCGCCGAGGTCCTCGCCTCCTTCAACGGCGGCACGGCCACCGTCGTCAAGAGCTACACCACCGACGTGATCTCCCAGCCGCAGTCGCTGACCGTGAGCGTCCCGGCCGGGGCCTCCACCGTCAGCTTCCGCTTCCGCTACACGGGTTCCAACAACTGGTACTGGGTGATCGACGGGGTCAAGGTCATCGCATCGTGA
- a CDS encoding 2-aminoethylphosphonate ABC transporter substrate-binding protein produces the protein MHSHLKPIAAVTGSLVLAASLTACGGSSAASDEKVVTVYSADGLKGENGDGWYDQIFKDFEKETGIKVKYVEGGSGEMVQRAVREKSNTQADVIVTLPPFIQQADSKGLLQAYEPQGADKVNGADKSGDGKWTSVVNNYFGFIYNKKELTAAPTTWEQLLDPKYKDKLQYSTPGVAGDGTAVVIKAIHDFGGKEPAMAYLKKLQANNVGPSSSTSKLAPKVDKGEILVANGDVQMNFAQSKSMPNLGIWFPAKDGGKPTTFALPYAAGLVNKAPHSENGRKLLDFMLTEKAQKQVSAVGGGFSARSDVKATDANAIELVKLLEGVEIFEPDWQEIDKNLASYVDAWKSATGS, from the coding sequence ATGCACAGCCACCTCAAGCCGATCGCCGCCGTCACCGGCAGCCTCGTCCTCGCCGCCTCCCTCACCGCCTGCGGCGGCTCCTCCGCCGCCTCCGACGAGAAGGTCGTCACCGTCTACAGCGCCGACGGCCTCAAGGGCGAGAACGGCGACGGCTGGTACGACCAGATCTTCAAGGACTTCGAGAAGGAGACCGGCATCAAGGTCAAGTACGTGGAGGGCGGCTCGGGCGAGATGGTGCAGCGCGCCGTCCGCGAGAAGTCCAACACGCAGGCCGATGTCATCGTCACCCTCCCGCCCTTCATCCAGCAGGCCGACTCCAAGGGGCTGCTCCAGGCGTACGAGCCCCAGGGCGCCGACAAGGTCAACGGCGCCGACAAGTCCGGTGACGGCAAGTGGACTTCGGTCGTCAACAACTACTTCGGGTTCATCTACAACAAGAAGGAGCTGACGGCCGCGCCCACCACCTGGGAGCAGCTCCTGGACCCGAAGTACAAGGACAAGCTGCAGTACTCCACGCCCGGCGTCGCGGGCGACGGCACCGCCGTCGTCATCAAGGCGATACACGACTTCGGCGGCAAGGAGCCGGCGATGGCGTATCTGAAGAAGCTCCAGGCCAACAACGTCGGCCCGTCCTCCTCCACCTCCAAGCTCGCGCCCAAGGTCGACAAGGGCGAGATCCTGGTCGCCAACGGCGACGTACAGATGAACTTCGCGCAGTCCAAGTCCATGCCGAACCTGGGCATCTGGTTCCCGGCGAAGGACGGCGGCAAGCCCACCACCTTCGCGCTGCCGTACGCCGCCGGCCTCGTCAACAAGGCCCCGCACAGCGAGAACGGCAGGAAGCTGCTCGACTTCATGCTCACCGAGAAGGCCCAGAAGCAGGTCAGCGCGGTCGGCGGCGGCTTCTCCGCGCGCAGCGACGTCAAGGCCACCGACGCCAACGCCATCGAGCTCGTCAAGCTGCTCGAGGGCGTCGAGATCTTCGAGCCGGACTGGCAGGAGATCGACAAGAACCTCGCGTCGTACGTCGACGCGTGGAAGTCCGCGACTGGCAGCTGA
- a CDS encoding ABC transporter permease — protein MLVHSRKGKWATWALFLALFLPLFALPLLVIVVASFSTNWSGAFPSGPTAEHYGAAVRGESLQALTTSLLTAVAASLLALTVGSWAALAAATLKKRGRRALDALFVLPVAVPSVVVGLAILVAFSKPPMLLNGTRWIVILAHTVLVSAFAYQSVAAAIIRLDPMYEQAAASLGARPSYVLWRVRLPLLLPSLNAAAGLCFALSMGELSATMMLYPPDWMPLPVLIFTATDRGSLFTGSAVAVVLMATTLLVLLAVSRIRTKASYR, from the coding sequence GTGTTGGTGCATAGCCGCAAGGGGAAGTGGGCCACCTGGGCGCTCTTCCTCGCCCTCTTCCTGCCGCTCTTCGCGCTGCCGCTCCTCGTCATCGTCGTCGCGTCGTTCTCGACGAACTGGTCCGGTGCGTTCCCCTCCGGACCGACCGCCGAGCACTACGGCGCCGCCGTCCGCGGAGAGTCCCTGCAGGCGCTGACCACCAGCCTTCTCACGGCCGTCGCAGCCAGCCTGCTCGCGCTCACCGTCGGCAGCTGGGCGGCGCTCGCGGCCGCCACGCTCAAAAAGCGCGGGCGCCGCGCACTCGACGCGCTGTTCGTGCTGCCCGTCGCCGTGCCCTCCGTCGTCGTCGGCCTCGCGATCCTCGTCGCGTTCTCCAAGCCGCCGATGCTCCTCAACGGCACCCGCTGGATCGTGATCCTCGCGCACACCGTTCTTGTCTCGGCGTTCGCCTACCAGTCGGTTGCCGCCGCCATCATCCGTCTCGACCCGATGTACGAACAGGCGGCGGCCAGCCTCGGCGCCCGACCCTCGTACGTCCTGTGGCGGGTGAGGCTCCCGCTCCTGCTGCCGTCGCTCAACGCGGCCGCCGGGCTCTGCTTCGCCCTGTCCATGGGCGAGTTGAGCGCCACGATGATGCTCTATCCGCCGGACTGGATGCCGCTGCCGGTGCTCATCTTCACCGCCACCGACCGCGGCTCGCTCTTCACCGGTTCCGCCGTCGCGGTCGTCCTGATGGCCACGACGCTGCTCGTCCTGCTCGCCGTCTCCCGTATCCGCACCAAAGCCTCTTACCGCTAG
- a CDS encoding 2-aminoethylphosphonate ABC transporter permease subunit has product MRPAPPAAPTSGRVPPFVWALPPVAVLGLLFLYPLALVVQQSFSPDEGGTSLAPYSDVFASDAFRDALTTTVWLAVGSTVGCLVLGFTLALIIAFVPFPGGKAVAKFIDVFLSFPSFLITLALLFIYGTVGMANGVWTDVTGVAEGPFHFLTTPWGVLLAEITYFTPFVMRPLLAAFSQLDTAQLEVASSLGAGPARIVRRVILPEALPALAAGGSLVLVMCLNEFGIVLFTGAKGVTTLPMLVYSKAILESDYPAACVVAVVNIAISVGLYSLYRMVSRRVGA; this is encoded by the coding sequence CTGCGCCCGGCCCCGCCCGCGGCGCCCACCTCCGGCCGGGTGCCGCCCTTCGTATGGGCCCTGCCCCCCGTCGCCGTACTCGGGCTTCTCTTTCTCTATCCCCTCGCCCTCGTCGTGCAGCAGTCCTTCTCCCCCGACGAAGGCGGCACCTCCCTCGCCCCCTACTCCGACGTCTTCGCCTCCGACGCCTTCCGGGACGCCCTCACCACCACCGTCTGGCTCGCCGTCGGATCCACCGTCGGCTGTCTCGTACTCGGCTTCACCCTCGCGCTGATCATCGCCTTCGTCCCCTTCCCCGGCGGCAAGGCGGTCGCCAAGTTCATCGACGTATTCCTCTCCTTCCCCTCCTTCCTGATCACCCTCGCGCTGCTCTTCATCTACGGCACCGTCGGGATGGCCAACGGCGTATGGACCGACGTCACCGGCGTGGCCGAAGGACCGTTCCACTTCCTCACCACCCCCTGGGGCGTACTCCTGGCGGAGATCACCTACTTCACGCCCTTCGTGATGCGCCCCCTGCTCGCCGCCTTCTCGCAGCTGGACACCGCGCAGCTCGAAGTGGCCTCTTCCCTCGGGGCCGGGCCCGCCCGGATCGTCCGGCGGGTGATCCTGCCCGAGGCTCTCCCCGCTCTGGCCGCCGGCGGCAGTCTCGTCCTCGTCATGTGCCTCAACGAGTTCGGCATCGTCCTGTTCACCGGGGCCAAGGGCGTCACCACCCTGCCGATGCTCGTCTACAGCAAGGCGATCCTCGAGTCCGACTACCCGGCCGCCTGCGTCGTCGCCGTCGTCAACATCGCGATCTCCGTGGGTCTTTACAGCCTCTACCGAATGGTCAGCCGCCGTGTTGGTGCATAG
- a CDS encoding ABC transporter ATP-binding protein translates to MTSGIRFDRVSVAYGKNVVLDSLDLTVEPGEVMALLGPSGSGKTTALRAVAGFVQPVAGRVLIGDRDVTGLPPHRRGIGMVVQQYALFPHMRVSENVAFGLKAQKAPRREIPGRVAEALEMTGMAAYAGRYPRELSGGQQQRVAIARALAIRPGVLLLDEPLSALDAQLRSGMLAELARLHRELPDVSILYVTHDQVEALTLADRIAVMDRARLRDCGSPQELYRRPRTEFTASFVGNANLLPVTVGSGVGSGVVSFAGTELEVPTGEVAPGATATLCVRPHLVGLGDGPNALRGTVAEVQWRGSTHRLYVDVAGHRVKADVRELRETPGLGDEVTLHFAVEDALLLPAGADGGVVAEVPGV, encoded by the coding sequence ATGACGAGCGGCATCCGCTTCGACAGGGTGTCGGTCGCGTACGGCAAGAACGTCGTGCTCGACTCGCTCGACCTGACCGTCGAGCCGGGCGAGGTCATGGCGCTGCTGGGGCCGTCCGGTTCGGGGAAGACGACCGCGCTCCGGGCGGTCGCGGGCTTCGTGCAGCCGGTCGCGGGGCGGGTCCTCATCGGCGACCGGGACGTCACCGGGCTGCCGCCGCACCGGCGGGGCATCGGGATGGTCGTCCAGCAGTACGCGCTCTTCCCGCACATGCGGGTGTCGGAGAACGTGGCCTTCGGGCTGAAGGCGCAGAAGGCGCCGAGGCGCGAGATACCCGGCCGGGTGGCCGAGGCGCTCGAGATGACGGGCATGGCGGCGTACGCGGGGCGCTATCCGCGGGAGCTGTCCGGCGGCCAGCAGCAGCGCGTCGCGATTGCGCGGGCGCTGGCGATCCGGCCGGGGGTGCTCCTGCTCGACGAGCCGCTGTCCGCGCTGGACGCACAGCTCAGGTCCGGAATGCTCGCCGAACTGGCCCGGCTGCACAGGGAGTTGCCGGACGTCTCGATCCTGTACGTCACCCACGACCAGGTGGAGGCGCTGACGCTGGCGGACCGGATCGCGGTGATGGACAGGGCGCGGCTGCGGGACTGCGGGAGCCCGCAGGAGCTGTACCGGCGGCCGCGTACGGAGTTCACGGCGTCGTTCGTCGGCAACGCGAATCTGCTGCCGGTCACGGTGGGGTCGGGGGTGGGGTCGGGGGTGGTCTCCTTCGCCGGGACCGAACTCGAGGTTCCCACCGGGGAGGTTGCGCCGGGGGCCACAGCGACGCTGTGCGTACGCCCCCACCTGGTCGGCCTCGGGGACGGCCCGAACGCGCTGCGCGGCACGGTCGCGGAGGTCCAGTGGCGGGGCTCGACGCACCGGCTGTACGTGGACGTGGCCGGCCACCGCGTGAAGGCGGACGTCCGCGAACTGCGCGAGACCCCGGGGCTGGGCGACGAGGTGACGCTGCACTTCGCGGTGGAGGACGCGTTGCTGCTGCCGGCCGGTGCGGACGGTGGCGTTGTGGCGGAGGTGCCGGGTGTCTGA
- a CDS encoding phosphonatase-like hydrolase, which yields MVNTVTTRTNLVVLDMAGTTVADGGLVEQAFAAAAQRVGAEPDAVPGMLDYVRATMGESKISVFRHLFGAEAKAQAANTAFEEAYGELVDGGRIAPIPGAREAVEELRAQGRTVVLTTGFARTTQDAILAALGWQDLVELTLCPADAGGRGRPYPDMVLAAFLRTGAVDGVQQIAVAGDTSYDMLSGVRSGAGIVAGVLTGAHDKRQLETHGATHVLGSVAELPGLLAGADR from the coding sequence CTGGTGAACACAGTGACGACCCGAACGAACCTTGTCGTACTGGACATGGCAGGCACGACCGTCGCCGACGGGGGCCTCGTCGAGCAGGCCTTCGCCGCGGCCGCGCAGCGCGTGGGCGCCGAGCCGGACGCGGTGCCCGGCATGCTCGACTACGTCCGCGCCACCATGGGCGAGTCCAAGATCTCCGTCTTCCGGCACCTCTTCGGCGCGGAGGCGAAGGCGCAGGCCGCGAACACCGCGTTCGAGGAGGCGTACGGGGAGCTGGTCGACGGCGGCCGCATCGCGCCGATTCCCGGCGCGCGGGAGGCCGTTGAGGAGCTGCGCGCCCAGGGCCGCACCGTCGTCCTGACCACCGGCTTCGCCCGTACCACGCAGGACGCGATCCTCGCCGCGCTCGGCTGGCAGGACCTGGTGGAACTCACGCTCTGCCCGGCGGACGCGGGTGGCCGGGGCCGGCCGTATCCCGACATGGTGCTGGCCGCGTTCCTGCGGACCGGCGCGGTGGACGGCGTCCAGCAGATCGCGGTCGCCGGGGACACCTCGTACGACATGCTCAGCGGCGTACGCTCCGGCGCGGGCATCGTCGCCGGTGTGCTCACCGGCGCGCACGACAAGCGGCAGCTCGAAACGCACGGCGCGACGCATGTGCTGGGCTCGGTCGCCGAGTTGCCGGGCCTGCTCGCGGGGGCGGACCGATGA